A genomic stretch from Bacillota bacterium includes:
- a CDS encoding helix-turn-helix transcriptional regulator, translating into MMIIVDLDVMMAIRKMSLTELSEKVGITMTNLSLLKTGKARAIRFTTLDALCKALNCDAGDIIKYREELNDDE; encoded by the coding sequence GTGATGATAATTGTAGATTTAGATGTCATGATGGCGATAAGAAAAATGAGCCTAACTGAACTGTCGGAAAAAGTCGGAATTACAATGACAAATCTTTCACTGCTAAAAACAGGGAAAGCGCGTGCCATTCGTTTTACGACACTGGATGCACTTTGCAAAGCCCTGAACTGCGATGCAGGAGATATTATTAAGTACAGAGAGGAATTGAATGATGATGAATAA